One stretch of Bosea vaviloviae DNA includes these proteins:
- the argH gene encoding argininosuccinate lyase, with protein MNQPLRLWGGRFTADPDPALTRLSRSEASDFGLVPYDLAGSRAHIRELGRAGLLGDAEIATIQKEIDAVEKLHAAGLIEPWPEDEDVQTFLERVLTQRLGPLGGKVRAGRSRNDQAANDLKLYLRHHARGLMKNLLSLQDAIVAQAREHVATPAPGVTHLQAAQPITFGHHLMAHAQAFARDAERLIDWDRRNAVSPLGAAALAGSAIALNPELVAEELGYDGSFENSVDAVGSRDHVAEFLFVTAMHAVNLSRLAEEIVIWCTQPYRWISLHDSFATGSSIMPQKKNPDIAELTRGRSARLIGGLMTMLAALKSLPLSYNRDLAEDKNACCDAVDGLALVLPAMAGLIATMTVDVATMRDAASRGFTLATEVADFLARRGVAFSEAHEITGALVRLCEETSCQLHEIDDAGLASIDPRLTPDIREHLTLEAALDARMAKGGTSPARVAEQIDRLTQRLAVQRDWAGGYRGPQP; from the coding sequence GTGAACCAGCCATTGCGCCTGTGGGGCGGTCGTTTCACCGCCGACCCCGATCCTGCGCTGACCCGCCTGTCCCGCTCGGAGGCCAGCGATTTCGGCCTCGTGCCATACGATCTTGCCGGCTCGCGCGCCCACATCCGCGAACTCGGCCGCGCCGGGCTGCTTGGCGACGCCGAAATCGCGACGATCCAGAAGGAGATCGACGCGGTCGAGAAGCTCCACGCGGCAGGGCTGATCGAACCGTGGCCTGAGGACGAAGACGTCCAGACCTTCCTCGAACGCGTCCTGACGCAGCGGCTCGGCCCTCTCGGCGGCAAGGTCCGCGCCGGGCGCTCGCGCAACGACCAGGCCGCCAACGACCTCAAACTGTACCTGCGCCACCACGCCCGCGGGCTGATGAAGAATCTGCTGAGCCTGCAGGACGCCATCGTCGCGCAGGCCCGCGAACATGTCGCGACGCCGGCCCCGGGTGTGACCCATCTTCAGGCGGCACAGCCCATCACCTTCGGCCATCATCTGATGGCCCATGCCCAGGCCTTCGCGCGTGATGCCGAGCGGTTGATCGACTGGGACAGGCGCAATGCCGTCTCCCCGCTCGGCGCCGCCGCGCTGGCGGGTTCCGCGATCGCACTCAACCCCGAGCTTGTCGCCGAGGAACTCGGCTATGACGGCTCGTTCGAGAACTCGGTCGATGCTGTCGGCTCGCGCGACCATGTCGCGGAATTCCTGTTCGTCACGGCCATGCACGCGGTCAATCTCTCCAGGCTGGCCGAGGAGATCGTGATCTGGTGCACGCAGCCTTATCGCTGGATTTCGCTGCATGATTCCTTCGCGACAGGATCCTCGATCATGCCGCAGAAGAAGAACCCCGATATCGCCGAATTGACGCGCGGCCGCTCGGCCCGCCTGATCGGCGGGCTCATGACGATGCTGGCGGCGCTGAAGAGCCTGCCCCTGTCCTATAACCGTGACCTCGCCGAGGATAAGAACGCCTGTTGCGATGCAGTCGATGGCTTGGCGCTGGTGCTTCCCGCCATGGCCGGCCTGATCGCGACCATGACGGTCGATGTCGCGACCATGCGGGACGCTGCGTCACGCGGCTTCACGCTGGCGACCGAGGTCGCCGATTTCCTGGCGCGCAGGGGCGTAGCCTTCAGCGAGGCGCACGAGATCACCGGCGCGCTGGTGCGCCTCTGCGAGGAGACATCCTGCCAATTGCACGAGATCGACGATGCCGGGCTGGCCTCGATCGATCCCCGCCTGACGCCCGATATCAGGGAACATCTGACATTGGAGGCGGCACTCGATGCGCGTATGGCCAAAGGTGGCACGTCGCCTGCACGCGTGGCCGAGCAGATCGATCGGCTGACGCAGCGCCTCGCCGTGCAGCGTGACTGGGCCGGCGGATACCGGGGACCGCAACCATGA
- a CDS encoding DUF2000 family protein gives MRYDTKIAIAVREDLATWQKLNVAGFLAGGLVGAYPELKGEDYNDASGRFYGPLIRQPVLIFAATSEQLTSMLQRAQQRGVRPHLYTQELFATGNDSDNRAAVAAIATAALDLVGLAIHAERKEADKITKGLSLHG, from the coding sequence ATCCGTTACGACACCAAGATCGCCATAGCCGTGCGCGAGGATCTCGCCACCTGGCAAAAGCTCAACGTCGCCGGCTTCCTTGCCGGCGGCCTTGTCGGAGCTTACCCCGAACTGAAGGGCGAGGACTACAACGATGCATCGGGCCGATTCTACGGCCCGCTGATCCGCCAGCCCGTCCTGATCTTCGCCGCGACCAGCGAGCAGCTCACATCGATGCTCCAGCGGGCACAGCAGCGCGGCGTGCGGCCGCACCTCTACACGCAGGAGCTGTTCGCGACCGGCAATGACAGCGACAATCGCGCCGCCGTCGCCGCCATCGCGACAGCGGCGCTCGATCTTGTCGGCCTGGCGATCCATGCCGAGCGTAAGGAGGCCGACAAGATCACCAAGGGCCTGTCGCTTCACGGCTGA
- a CDS encoding amino acid ABC transporter permease, with amino-acid sequence MPGTALDPTILSLPRVGRLHLGRWVSATLVLLALALVVKAFAEGDIAWKVVGQFFTAPAILGGLANTVIMTVCAMALGITLGVLFAIMAMSPNAVMRGSAAFYIWFFRGTPLILQLLIWFNLALVFPTIGIPGLFSARTIDLIGPFMATLLGLGINQGAYTAEVVRSGILSVDHGQVEAAKAIGMTRLTTLRRIVLPQSMRVIIPPVGNEVVSMVKLTSIASVIQFSEILRNAQTIYYANARVIELLIVAAGWYLIVVSILSLGQIVLERHFAKGRADAGARNG; translated from the coding sequence ATGCCGGGGACGGCGCTCGACCCGACGATCCTCAGCCTGCCCCGTGTGGGCAGGCTGCATCTCGGACGCTGGGTTTCCGCAACCCTGGTCCTGCTTGCGCTTGCGCTCGTGGTGAAGGCTTTCGCCGAGGGCGACATCGCCTGGAAGGTGGTCGGCCAGTTCTTCACCGCGCCCGCCATCCTGGGCGGCCTCGCCAACACCGTGATCATGACGGTCTGCGCCATGGCGCTGGGCATCACGCTCGGCGTCCTCTTCGCGATCATGGCGATGTCGCCCAATGCCGTGATGCGCGGCTCGGCCGCGTTCTACATCTGGTTCTTCCGCGGCACGCCGCTGATCCTGCAATTGCTGATCTGGTTCAACCTCGCGCTGGTCTTCCCGACGATCGGCATTCCAGGTCTGTTCTCGGCACGGACGATCGACCTGATCGGTCCCTTCATGGCGACGCTGCTCGGCCTGGGGATCAATCAGGGCGCCTATACGGCCGAGGTCGTGCGCTCCGGCATCCTCTCCGTCGATCACGGTCAGGTCGAAGCGGCCAAGGCGATCGGCATGACCCGGCTGACGACATTGCGCCGGATCGTGCTGCCGCAATCGATGCGGGTGATCATCCCGCCTGTCGGCAACGAGGTGGTCAGCATGGTCAAGCTGACCTCGATCGCCAGCGTGATCCAGTTCTCTGAGATCCTGCGCAACGCCCAGACGATCTATTACGCCAATGCCCGGGTGATCGAATTGCTGATCGTCGCGGCCGGCTGGTATCTGATCGTGGTCTCGATCCTCTCGCTCGGGCAGATCGTGCTGGAGCGGCATTTCGCCAAGGGCCGCGCTGATGCGGGAGCGCGCAATGGTTGA
- a CDS encoding ABC transporter substrate-binding protein, with the protein MTLTSRSLLAALAFCLPAAVSAQELPARIKTAGKIIVATQPNYPPIIFKEPATNTLTGLDIEIGEAIGKELGVAIEWQETAFAQMLPSLQTGRVDMVMAGMSDKPARRETADFVDYFSSGAQFYTITALAPGLKTPEDLCGKTVGASRSTSWPAEMEAWSKENCVAKGKPALTIVGTEGSIDARTQLKTQRLQAAVQGSEVMPYFLKLEPNTYVPIGAPFTDVRGGIPFVKTTEGSQLRDAVKGALERLKAKGSYDAIFVKYGLSSSALPKITVNEGK; encoded by the coding sequence ATGACCCTGACGTCACGAAGCCTGCTCGCCGCTTTGGCGTTCTGCCTGCCCGCGGCGGTTTCCGCCCAGGAGCTTCCGGCCCGGATCAAGACCGCCGGCAAGATCATCGTCGCGACGCAGCCGAACTATCCGCCGATCATCTTCAAGGAACCGGCGACCAACACCCTGACCGGGCTCGACATCGAAATCGGCGAAGCGATCGGCAAGGAACTCGGCGTCGCGATCGAATGGCAGGAGACCGCTTTCGCGCAGATGCTGCCTTCGCTCCAGACCGGCCGCGTCGATATGGTCATGGCCGGCATGTCGGATAAGCCGGCCAGGCGCGAAACCGCCGATTTCGTCGATTATTTCTCCTCAGGCGCGCAGTTTTACACGATCACGGCGCTGGCCCCGGGCCTGAAGACGCCTGAGGATCTCTGCGGCAAGACGGTCGGCGCCAGCCGCTCGACGAGCTGGCCGGCTGAGATGGAAGCCTGGAGCAAGGAAAACTGCGTCGCCAAGGGCAAGCCGGCGCTGACGATCGTCGGCACGGAAGGCTCGATCGACGCCCGCACCCAGCTCAAGACCCAGCGCCTCCAGGCCGCCGTCCAGGGCAGCGAGGTGATGCCCTATTTCCTCAAGCTCGAGCCCAACACCTATGTGCCGATCGGCGCGCCTTTCACCGATGTGCGCGGCGGCATTCCCTTCGTGAAGACCACTGAGGGCAGCCAGTTGCGCGATGCGGTCAAGGGCGCGCTCGAGCGGCTCAAGGCCAAGGGAAGCTATGACGCGATCTTCGTGAAATACGGTCTGTCCAGCAGCGCCTTGCCGAAGATCACGGTCAACGAAGGCAAATAA
- a CDS encoding helix-turn-helix domain-containing protein: protein MAQSISEPEPGGLERSCGPSHGDWLRAGPGSDGIERIEAFFSGHAYDPHRHDTYALGLTLSGVQSFDYRGSRQDSRAGNAIVLHPDEIHNGRAGVESGFRYRMLYLEPRLLREALGNEARALPFISAAVSSDPRLVRAIARGVRAIEAPLAADEAEDIVLGLAEALLALDPSAARVAGSRHAQAASERVRRFLDAHLERVVTSGELEAVAGLDRFALARHFRASFGTSPYNYLVMRRLDRARAMLRSGLEIADIAAACGFADQSHLTRQFRRAFGVTPGRWRKLHRHPEGGWP from the coding sequence ATGGCGCAATCGATAAGCGAGCCAGAGCCGGGCGGTCTTGAACGATCGTGCGGACCCTCACATGGCGATTGGCTGCGCGCGGGGCCGGGCTCTGACGGCATCGAGCGGATCGAGGCCTTCTTCAGCGGCCACGCTTATGACCCGCACAGGCACGACACCTACGCGCTGGGCCTGACGCTGAGCGGCGTGCAGAGCTTCGACTACCGCGGCAGCCGGCAGGATAGCCGTGCGGGCAATGCGATCGTCCTGCATCCGGACGAGATTCACAACGGCCGAGCCGGCGTCGAATCCGGCTTCCGCTACCGCATGTTGTATCTGGAGCCCCGGCTCCTGCGCGAGGCGTTGGGCAATGAGGCCCGTGCGCTGCCCTTCATCTCGGCGGCCGTCTCGTCCGACCCGCGCCTCGTCCGTGCGATCGCACGTGGCGTGCGCGCGATCGAGGCGCCATTGGCGGCCGACGAGGCCGAGGACATCGTCCTAGGATTGGCCGAGGCCTTGCTGGCGCTCGACCCATCCGCCGCGCGCGTGGCGGGCTCACGGCATGCCCAGGCAGCCTCGGAGCGCGTCAGGCGGTTTCTCGACGCTCACCTGGAGCGGGTGGTCACATCAGGAGAGCTGGAAGCCGTCGCCGGGCTCGACCGTTTCGCGCTGGCCCGCCACTTCCGCGCGAGCTTTGGCACGAGCCCCTATAATTATCTCGTCATGCGCCGGCTCGACCGGGCCCGCGCCATGCTGCGGTCGGGGCTGGAAATCGCCGATATAGCGGCTGCCTGCGGTTTCGCCGACCAGAGCCATCTGACGCGCCAGTTCCGCCGGGCTTTCGGCGTTACGCCCGGCCGCTGGCGCAAGCTGCATCGCCATCCGGAGGGAGGATGGCCATGA
- a CDS encoding LysR substrate-binding domain-containing protein — translation MLSDAPSLLSAPLPRRLPSTMGLRVVEAVARHGSCSGAADELNLTQSAVSKQLRGVEQIVGASLFARNRRGLEPTEAGHAFIGPAREVLVALASAVGGVAGFRQEQPMLRLHVLPILGDRWLVPRFSRFAEEHPEIDVQFTNFVAHGTAEAADATFRFGEGDWPGQQADYLFGRDVALVAAPDLLARLGPIGDVGDIARFPVLDHPPTPLRWGEFAEANTVADLVPQRVIRFGFYALVIRAAIAGQGLALVPRALVVEELSGGRLVNPAGLGFRSRHGYWLTRPADRPPSPALVLLRDWLVAEAVGMQEAR, via the coding sequence ATGCTTTCGGACGCACCCTCGCTCCTCTCGGCGCCGCTGCCGCGGCGGCTGCCTTCGACCATGGGTCTGCGCGTCGTCGAGGCGGTTGCGCGTCATGGCTCCTGCTCGGGCGCCGCCGACGAATTGAACCTGACCCAGAGCGCCGTCAGCAAGCAGTTGCGCGGCGTCGAGCAGATTGTCGGCGCGAGCCTGTTTGCACGTAACCGGCGTGGCCTGGAGCCGACCGAGGCCGGCCACGCCTTCATCGGCCCGGCCAGGGAGGTGCTCGTCGCCTTGGCGTCGGCGGTCGGCGGTGTCGCAGGTTTTCGCCAGGAGCAGCCGATGCTCAGGCTGCATGTGCTGCCGATCCTTGGCGACCGCTGGCTGGTGCCGCGGTTCTCGCGCTTCGCCGAGGAGCATCCCGAAATCGACGTCCAGTTCACCAACTTCGTCGCCCATGGCACGGCCGAAGCCGCGGACGCGACCTTTCGCTTCGGTGAGGGTGACTGGCCTGGGCAGCAGGCGGACTATCTGTTTGGGCGCGATGTCGCGCTGGTGGCGGCGCCGGACCTTCTGGCGCGCCTGGGACCAATCGGCGATGTCGGGGATATCGCGCGGTTTCCAGTGCTCGACCATCCGCCCACGCCGCTGCGCTGGGGCGAGTTTGCCGAGGCCAATACCGTGGCTGACCTTGTTCCACAGCGGGTGATCCGCTTCGGCTTCTATGCCCTGGTCATTCGCGCGGCGATCGCGGGGCAGGGGCTGGCGCTGGTACCGCGCGCGCTGGTCGTGGAGGAGCTTTCGGGGGGCCGCCTCGTCAACCCGGCGGGGCTCGGTTTTCGCAGCCGGCACGGCTATTGGCTGACCCGCCCGGCGGATCGGCCACCGAGCCCGGCGCTCGTTCTGCTGCGGGACTGGCTTGTCGCGGAGGCGGTCGGGATGCAAGAAGCGCGGTGA
- a CDS encoding gluconokinase has product MSNSKKGGGPAVIVVMGVASSGKTSLGERLAEHLGWPFRDADSFHPPQNVVKMAGGTPLNDEDRKPWLAAIAAWIDELRASGKNGIVTCSALKRAYRRVIIGDRPDVALVYLKGSRELIGARMAARQHHFMPPALLDSQFAALEEPGEDERPLVMPVELPKDEIERAVLTRLGLN; this is encoded by the coding sequence ATGAGCAATTCGAAGAAGGGTGGCGGGCCAGCCGTCATCGTCGTCATGGGCGTCGCGAGCTCAGGCAAGACCTCGCTGGGCGAGCGCCTGGCCGAGCATCTGGGCTGGCCGTTCCGCGACGCCGATTCGTTCCACCCGCCGCAGAATGTCGTCAAGATGGCGGGCGGCACGCCGCTGAACGATGAGGACCGCAAGCCCTGGCTCGCAGCGATCGCTGCCTGGATCGACGAGCTTCGTGCTTCAGGCAAGAACGGCATCGTCACCTGTTCGGCGCTGAAGCGGGCCTATCGCCGGGTCATCATCGGCGATCGCCCCGATGTCGCGCTGGTCTATCTCAAGGGCTCGCGTGAGTTGATCGGTGCGCGCATGGCGGCGCGTCAGCACCATTTCATGCCGCCCGCACTGCTCGACAGCCAGTTCGCTGCGCTGGAGGAGCCCGGCGAGGATGAGCGCCCGCTGGTGATGCCGGTCGAGCTGCCGAAGGATGAGATCGAGCGCGCGGTGCTGACGAGACTTGGCTTGAATTGA
- a CDS encoding multicopper oxidase family protein, whose protein sequence is MTDKGLPPSSRSTLTPTRRATLAGLGATTFGAATTIALAGRASSQARPPAGTAGAEPPLSLLVAAPGKARLRPAPAGETDILALNGASPGPALRIKLGETLRLKLDNRTALPLSLHWQGLRGAAAMDGVGGFSQPPVAPGASFEYRLTPPDAGTFLYRPLLIGGSSEPAGRGLGGLLIVEEPEPLAVDLDLPVMVADWLLGDDHAIRPFAAASSESAAGGRLGSWLTVNGAPPPQRVAVAPGARVRLRLANACNARIMRLRFDGVKASVVAVDGQPTDTFEPVRAQLPFAPGTRYDLIVDMPEELGATAIVTALIGAGVPLVRLVTEGAKKAAATAPAALKPNPTLPAAVRLQDAVRPQIVIEGGAKIMPELKLDLAGLDLAKPWRINGGVGDASKPLVSVKRGTPIVLAIENRTAFLQPIHVHGHCFRLLHPLDDGWEPYFMDTVQIPEGKRLHIAFIAENPGRWMISSTVLERFDLGLWSWFEVT, encoded by the coding sequence ATGACCGACAAAGGCCTTCCTCCCTCCTCGCGATCGACCCTTACGCCGACGAGGCGCGCCACGCTCGCCGGGCTTGGTGCCACGACCTTTGGCGCCGCGACGACGATCGCGCTTGCCGGGCGGGCCTCGTCCCAGGCCAGGCCGCCAGCCGGCACCGCCGGAGCCGAGCCGCCATTGAGCCTGCTGGTTGCAGCACCCGGCAAGGCGCGCCTGCGGCCGGCGCCGGCGGGCGAAACCGACATCCTGGCGTTGAACGGGGCGTCCCCAGGCCCGGCCCTGCGAATCAAGCTGGGCGAGACGTTGCGCCTCAAGCTCGACAACCGAACCGCCCTGCCGCTGTCGCTGCACTGGCAAGGGCTGCGCGGCGCGGCCGCCATGGACGGGGTCGGCGGCTTCAGCCAGCCGCCGGTCGCTCCCGGCGCGAGCTTCGAATACCGGCTGACGCCGCCGGATGCCGGCACCTTCCTTTATCGGCCGCTGCTTATCGGCGGCTCGTCCGAGCCAGCCGGCCGGGGCCTTGGCGGATTGCTGATCGTCGAGGAGCCGGAGCCGCTGGCGGTCGACCTCGACCTACCGGTGATGGTCGCGGATTGGCTGCTCGGCGACGACCATGCCATCCGCCCCTTCGCCGCGGCAAGCTCCGAGAGCGCGGCCGGCGGCCGGCTCGGAAGCTGGCTGACGGTCAATGGCGCGCCGCCGCCGCAGCGCGTTGCGGTCGCGCCCGGGGCGCGCGTCCGCCTGCGCCTCGCCAATGCCTGCAACGCCCGGATCATGCGGTTGCGCTTCGACGGGGTGAAGGCCTCGGTCGTCGCGGTCGACGGGCAGCCGACCGACACCTTCGAGCCGGTGCGTGCGCAACTGCCTTTCGCGCCGGGCACGCGCTACGATCTAATCGTCGACATGCCGGAGGAGCTCGGCGCAACCGCGATCGTGACCGCGTTGATCGGCGCCGGCGTGCCGCTTGTCCGGCTGGTGACTGAGGGCGCTAAGAAAGCAGCCGCGACCGCGCCTGCCGCGCTGAAGCCCAACCCGACGCTGCCTGCAGCGGTCCGCCTCCAGGATGCGGTCCGGCCCCAGATCGTCATCGAGGGCGGGGCCAAAATCATGCCCGAGCTCAAGCTGGATCTCGCCGGCCTCGATCTCGCCAAACCCTGGCGGATCAATGGCGGTGTCGGAGACGCCAGCAAGCCCCTCGTCAGCGTCAAGCGCGGCACGCCGATCGTGCTCGCGATCGAAAACCGGACAGCCTTCCTCCAGCCGATCCATGTGCATGGCCACTGCTTCCGGCTGCTGCACCCGCTCGATGATGGCTGGGAGCCCTATTTCATGGACACGGTGCAGATCCCCGAGGGCAAGCGGCTGCACATCGCCTTCATCGCCGAGAATCCGGGACGCTGGATGATCTCCTCGACGGTCCTGGAGCGCTTCGATCTCGGGCTCTGGTCCTGGTTCGAGGTGACGTGA
- a CDS encoding 1-aminocyclopropane-1-carboxylate deaminase — protein MLSKFERYPLTFGPTPIEKLSRLSAHLGGHVEIFAKREDCNSGLAFGGNKLRKLEYIVPDAIASNADTLVSIGGVQSNHTRMVAATAAKIGMKCRLIQESWVPHEDAVYDRVGNILLSRVMGAEVQLVDEGFDIGIRESWEKALADVKAKGGKPYAIPAGASVHKFGGLGYVGFAEEVRAQEVELGFKFDYVIVCTVTGSTHAGMVVGFAKDGRQRNVIGIDASFTPTQTRAQVLDIAQKTSALVGGKDITNEDIVLNEDYAYPVYGVPSQETIEAIRLSARLEGMMTDPVYEGKSMQGMIDLVKKGFFPAGSKVLYAHLGGVPAINGYSYTFRNG, from the coding sequence ATGTTGAGTAAATTCGAGCGCTATCCGCTGACCTTCGGCCCCACGCCGATCGAGAAATTATCGCGCCTGTCCGCCCATCTCGGCGGCCATGTCGAGATCTTCGCCAAGCGCGAGGATTGCAATTCGGGCCTGGCCTTCGGCGGCAACAAGCTGCGCAAGCTCGAATATATCGTGCCCGACGCTATCGCCAGCAACGCCGATACGCTGGTTTCGATCGGTGGCGTGCAGTCGAACCACACCCGCATGGTCGCCGCGACCGCCGCCAAGATCGGCATGAAGTGCCGCCTGATCCAGGAAAGCTGGGTGCCGCATGAGGACGCCGTCTATGACCGCGTCGGCAACATCCTGCTGTCGCGCGTCATGGGCGCCGAGGTCCAGCTCGTCGACGAGGGTTTCGACATCGGTATCCGCGAAAGCTGGGAGAAGGCGCTCGCCGATGTGAAGGCCAAGGGCGGCAAGCCTTACGCTATTCCCGCCGGTGCCTCGGTCCATAAATTCGGCGGTCTCGGTTATGTCGGCTTCGCCGAGGAAGTGCGGGCTCAGGAAGTCGAACTCGGCTTCAAATTCGACTACGTCATCGTCTGCACCGTCACCGGCTCGACCCATGCCGGCATGGTCGTCGGCTTCGCCAAAGATGGCCGCCAGCGCAACGTCATCGGCATCGACGCTTCCTTTACACCGACCCAGACCCGCGCCCAGGTCCTCGATATTGCTCAAAAGACCTCGGCCCTCGTCGGCGGCAAGGACATCACCAACGAGGATATCGTCCTGAATGAGGACTATGCCTACCCGGTCTATGGCGTGCCCTCGCAGGAGACGATCGAGGCGATCCGCCTCTCGGCCCGTCTCGAAGGAATGATGACCGACCCGGTCTATGAGGGGAAATCCATGCAGGGCATGATCGATCTGGTGAAGAAGGGCTTCTTCCCGGCCGGCTCCAAGGTGCTCTACGCGCATCTTGGCGGCGTGCCGGCGATCAACGGCTACAGCTACACCTTCCGCAACGGCTGA
- a CDS encoding DoxX family protein, whose amino-acid sequence MTLRATMRWLMAAFYLAAGGLHLRSPEAFLPIMPDWAPAPREVVILTGVAEILGAAGLLVPSLRKAAGIGLALYAVCVFPANIKHAMEAIVVPGLPTSWWYHGPRLVLQPILIWWALFCSGTIDWPARRRQP is encoded by the coding sequence GTGACGCTACGCGCCACGATGCGCTGGCTGATGGCGGCGTTCTATCTCGCCGCCGGAGGGTTGCATCTGCGCTCGCCCGAGGCTTTTCTGCCGATCATGCCGGACTGGGCGCCGGCGCCGCGCGAGGTCGTCATCCTGACAGGTGTCGCGGAAATTCTCGGCGCCGCGGGCCTGCTGGTCCCCAGCCTGCGCAAAGCGGCAGGCATCGGGCTGGCTCTCTACGCAGTTTGCGTCTTTCCAGCCAACATCAAGCACGCCATGGAAGCCATTGTAGTTCCGGGGCTGCCGACGAGCTGGTGGTATCACGGCCCGAGACTGGTGCTGCAACCGATCCTGATCTGGTGGGCGCTGTTCTGCTCCGGAACGATCGATTGGCCGGCGCGACGGCGCCAACCCTGA
- a CDS encoding amino acid ABC transporter ATP-binding protein, giving the protein MNRPMVQALSLTKRFGNLAALDSVSLDVAPGEVVCIIGPSGSGKSTLLRCINQLERIDGGAIWVDGELAGFRRTSDRLIELTDKEIARQRLASGMVFQRFNLFGHMTALQNVIEGPVTVLKQPRAAAIAEAERLLARVGLAEKHGAYPSELSGGQQQRVAIARALAMKPRLMLFDEPTSALDPELVGEVLAVMRDLAKSGMTMIVVTHELGFAREVADRVVFMDQGRLIEQGPPAQVLSAPEHPRTRDFIAAVLP; this is encoded by the coding sequence GTGAATCGCCCCATGGTCCAGGCGCTGTCGCTGACGAAGCGCTTCGGCAATCTCGCAGCGCTCGATTCCGTCTCGCTCGACGTCGCGCCGGGGGAAGTGGTCTGCATCATCGGCCCCTCCGGCTCCGGCAAGAGCACGCTCTTGCGCTGCATCAACCAGCTCGAACGCATCGATGGAGGCGCGATCTGGGTCGATGGCGAACTCGCCGGCTTCCGGCGCACCAGCGACCGGTTGATCGAGTTGACCGACAAGGAGATCGCGCGCCAGCGCCTCGCCAGCGGCATGGTCTTCCAGCGCTTCAACCTCTTCGGCCATATGACGGCGCTGCAGAACGTGATCGAGGGGCCGGTGACCGTCCTGAAGCAGCCCAGGGCCGCCGCGATCGCCGAGGCCGAGCGCCTGCTGGCGCGGGTCGGCCTGGCCGAGAAACACGGCGCTTACCCCTCCGAGCTTTCCGGAGGCCAGCAGCAGCGCGTCGCGATCGCCCGCGCGCTCGCGATGAAGCCCAGGCTGATGCTGTTCGACGAACCGACCTCGGCGCTCGATCCGGAACTCGTCGGCGAGGTGCTCGCCGTGATGCGCGACCTGGCCAAGAGCGGCATGACGATGATCGTGGTGACGCATGAGCTCGGTTTCGCGCGCGAGGTCGCCGACCGTGTCGTCTTCATGGATCAAGGCCGCCTGATCGAACAGGGGCCTCCCGCCCAGGTGCTGAGCGCACCCGAACATCCCCGCACACGCGATTTCATCGCCGCGGTCCTGCCTTAA
- the gnd gene encoding phosphogluconate dehydrogenase (NAD(+)-dependent, decarboxylating), translated as MQLGMVGLGRMGANIVRRLMQAGHDCVVYDRDPKPGAALAEKGAVVASDLKDMVAKLAAPRAIWVMLPAGEITEATLIELSGLLSPGDTLIDGGNAFWKDDVRRGQELSAKGLHYLDIGTSGGVHGLERGYCLMIGGDKETVARLDPLLKALAPGKGDIPETSHRDGRNPTSEEGYLHCGPVGAGHFVKMVHNGIEYGMMQAFAEGFDLLRNASAREGLPPEYGFDFDVAEISEVWRRGSVVTSWLLDLTASALSADEDLSAYTGNVSDSGEGRWTVQAAIETATPAEVLTSSLYTRFRSRKDHTFAEKVLSAMRAGFGGHVEPKKPV; from the coding sequence ATGCAGCTAGGAATGGTCGGCCTCGGCCGGATGGGTGCGAACATCGTGCGCAGGCTGATGCAGGCCGGGCATGATTGCGTGGTCTATGACCGTGACCCCAAGCCTGGCGCTGCGCTTGCCGAGAAGGGGGCGGTCGTCGCCTCCGACCTGAAGGACATGGTCGCCAAGCTTGCCGCACCGCGCGCCATCTGGGTCATGCTGCCGGCCGGCGAGATCACCGAGGCGACACTGATCGAATTGTCCGGCCTGCTGTCTCCCGGCGACACGCTGATCGACGGCGGCAACGCCTTCTGGAAGGACGACGTCCGGCGCGGCCAGGAGCTTTCGGCCAAGGGCCTGCATTATCTCGATATCGGCACCAGCGGCGGCGTGCATGGGCTCGAGCGCGGCTATTGCCTGATGATCGGCGGCGACAAGGAGACCGTCGCGCGATTGGACCCGCTATTGAAGGCGCTCGCGCCCGGCAAGGGCGATATCCCTGAGACCAGCCATCGCGACGGCCGTAACCCGACCAGCGAGGAGGGCTACCTCCATTGCGGGCCGGTCGGCGCGGGCCATTTCGTCAAGATGGTCCATAACGGCATCGAATACGGCATGATGCAGGCCTTCGCCGAGGGCTTCGACCTGCTGCGCAACGCCTCCGCTCGGGAAGGCCTGCCGCCGGAATACGGCTTCGATTTCGATGTCGCCGAGATTTCCGAGGTCTGGCGGCGCGGTTCGGTCGTGACCTCCTGGCTGCTCGACCTGACCGCGTCGGCGCTTTCAGCCGACGAGGATCTGTCGGCCTATACCGGCAATGTCTCGGATTCGGGCGAGGGGCGCTGGACTGTGCAGGCCGCGATCGAGACCGCGACCCCGGCCGAGGTCCTGACCTCCTCGCTCTACACCCGCTTCCGCTCGCGCAAGGACCATACCTTCGCCGAGAAGGTGCTCTCGGCCATGCGCGCCGGCTTCGGCGGCCATGTTGAGCCCAAGAAGCCGGTCTGA